The Tamandua tetradactyla isolate mTamTet1 chromosome 5, mTamTet1.pri, whole genome shotgun sequence genome window below encodes:
- the RAP2B gene encoding ras-related protein Rap-2b: MREYKVVVLGSGGVGKSALTVQFVTGSFIEKYDPTIEDFYRKEIEVDSSPSVLEILDTAGTEQFASMRDLYIKNGQGFILVYSLVNQQSFQDIKPMRDQIIRVKRYERVPMILVGNKVDLEGEREVSYGEGKALAEEWSCPFMETSAKNKASVDELFAEIVRQMNYAAQPNGDEGCCSACVIL; this comes from the coding sequence ATGAGAGAGTACAAAGTGGTGGTGCTGGGCTCGGGCGGCGTGGGCAAGTCCGCGCTCACCGTGCAGTTCGTGACGGGTTCCTTCATCGAGAAGTACGACCCGACCATCGAGGACTTCTACCGCAAGGAGATTGAGGTGGACTCGTCGCCGTCGGTGCTGGAGATTCTGGACACTGCGGGCACGGAGCAGTTCGCCTCCATGCGGGACCTGTACATCAAGAACGGCCAGGGCTTCATCCTCGTCTACAGCCTCGTCAACCAGCAGAGCTTCCAGGACATCAAGCCCATGCGGGACCAGATCATCCGCGTGAAGCGGTACGAGCGCGTGCCCATGATCCTGGTGGGCAACAAGGTGGACCTGGAGGGCGAGCGCGAGGTCTCTTACGGGGAGGGCAAGGCCCTGGCCGAGGAGTGGAGCTGCCCCTTCATGGAGACGTCGGCCAAAAACAAAGCCTCGGTGGACGAGCTGTTCGCCGAGATCGTGCGGCAGATGAACTACGCGGCTCAGCCCAACGGCGACGAGGGCTGCTGCTCGGCCTGCGTGATCCTCTGA